In Sphingobium sp. Z007, one DNA window encodes the following:
- a CDS encoding PilZ domain-containing protein: protein MSSSVFANLGHVLRSRDPAVDQRRAQRELVDMVSHITVHGRNHGVRIINISALGLMCRSDSALSQGQQVSIWLPILKDYPAEIRWVEDGRIGMEFSQPISPKIYDAMLSIIPPRQTAW from the coding sequence ATGTCCTCCTCGGTCTTTGCCAATCTCGGTCATGTGCTGCGCTCCCGCGATCCTGCGGTCGATCAACGCCGGGCGCAACGCGAACTTGTGGACATGGTCAGCCACATCACCGTGCACGGCCGCAACCATGGCGTGCGCATCATCAACATCTCTGCGCTTGGCCTGATGTGTCGCAGCGACAGCGCCTTGTCACAGGGTCAACAGGTCAGCATCTGGCTGCCGATCCTGAAGGACTACCCCGCGGAGATACGCTGGGTGGAGGATGGCCGGATCGGCATGGAATTTTCCCAGCCGATCAGCCCCAAAATCTATGACGCGATGCTCTCGATCATCCCGCCGCGCCAGACGGCCTGGTGA
- a CDS encoding mechanosensitive ion channel family protein — protein MTDISLTHITSTAAFSIIAAVVSAFLIHWALYAVALRVVRRRMDPVLLPAIFQPTRWLVVLLALGAGLQPLDMGPRIETLWSIGSKMVFALLAGWLMLRLMRATRVMIERGADISAEDNLKARKRHTRVRILYRIAQSIVAVLVIAMMLMAIPGVRTIGVTLAASAGLVGLAVGAAAQPALKNLIAGIQMAFSEPIRLDDVVIVEGEWGRIEDITLTYVVVRIWDDRRMVVPVSYFLEKPFQNWTTKTSDLLGTVFLYVDPTADVARIRERLVEVTTANPRWDGRVVLLQVTDHRADALELRCLLSARNAGVAFDLRCDVREAMLDFLRTDMPEALVRGRQRVEAGEGFTPMRFAGLDVAGPGITRPSGAAG, from the coding sequence ATGACTGACATCAGCCTGACCCACATCACCTCCACCGCTGCCTTTTCGATCATAGCCGCGGTGGTGTCCGCTTTCCTGATCCATTGGGCGCTCTATGCCGTCGCGCTGCGGGTCGTGCGGCGGCGGATGGACCCGGTGTTGCTGCCGGCGATCTTTCAGCCGACGCGGTGGCTGGTGGTGTTGCTGGCGCTGGGAGCGGGGTTGCAGCCGCTCGACATGGGACCGCGGATCGAGACGCTGTGGTCGATCGGGTCGAAGATGGTGTTCGCGCTGCTGGCCGGCTGGCTGATGCTGCGGCTGATGCGGGCGACGCGGGTGATGATCGAGCGTGGCGCGGACATCAGTGCGGAGGATAATCTCAAGGCCCGCAAACGGCATACGCGGGTGCGCATCCTCTATCGCATCGCGCAGAGCATCGTCGCGGTGCTGGTGATCGCGATGATGCTGATGGCGATTCCGGGCGTGCGGACGATCGGCGTGACGCTGGCGGCGTCGGCGGGTCTGGTCGGCCTGGCGGTCGGTGCGGCGGCGCAACCGGCGCTCAAAAATCTGATTGCCGGCATCCAGATGGCCTTTTCCGAGCCGATCCGGCTGGACGATGTGGTGATCGTGGAGGGCGAATGGGGGCGGATCGAGGATATCACGCTGACCTATGTCGTGGTGCGCATCTGGGACGACCGGCGCATGGTGGTGCCGGTGTCCTATTTCCTGGAAAAGCCATTCCAGAACTGGACGACCAAGACGTCCGACCTTCTAGGCACGGTGTTTCTCTATGTTGATCCCACCGCCGACGTGGCGCGCATCCGCGAGAGGCTGGTCGAGGTGACAACGGCCAATCCGCGCTGGGACGGGCGGGTCGTGCTGTTGCAAGTGACGGATCATCGCGCCGATGCGCTGGAATTGCGGTGCCTGTTGTCGGCGCGCAATGCCGGCGTGGCGTTCGACCTGCGCTGCGACGTGCGCGAAGCGATGTTGGATTTCCTGCGCACCGATATGCCCGAAGCGCTGGTGCGCGGGCGTCAGCGGGTGGAGGCGGGGGAGGGCTTTACCCCGATGCGCTTTGCCGGTCTGGACGTCGCTGGCCCCGGCATCACCAGGCCGTCTGGCGCGGCGGGATGA